The Streptomyces laurentii genome contains a region encoding:
- a CDS encoding peptidase M20 (KEGG: dal:Dalk_4445 peptidase M20;~M20 Peptidase, carboxypeptidase yscS-like; cd05675;~hypothetical protein; Provisional;~identified by MetaGeneAnnotator; putative;~peptidase M20 [Streptosporangium roseum DSM43021];~putative metal binding site [ion binding]) — MSESNTGRGVTGEDEVVDLCRDLIRIDTSNYGDHSGPGERAAAEYVAEKLAEVGLEPTIIESHRGRASTIARIEGEDPSRPALLIHGHTDVVPANAADWTHDPFSGEIADGCVWGRGAVDMKDMDAMTLAVVRDRLRSGRKPPRDIVLAFLADEEAGGTYGARYLVDNHREHFEGVTEAIGEVGGFSFTVNENLRLYLVETAQKGMHWMRLTVEGTAGHGSMTNDDNAITELCEAVGRLGRHTWPVRVTKTVRSFLDELSDALGTPLDPEDMDATLAKLGGIAKMVGATLRNSAAPTMLGAGYKVNVIPGQATAHVDGRFLPGYEEEFLADLDRILGPRVKREDVHGDKALETSFDGALVDAMQLALGAEDPIARAVPYMLSGGTDAKAFDDLGIRCFGFAPLQLPPELDFAGMFHGVDERVPVDGLKFGVRVLDRFIDAS, encoded by the coding sequence GTGAGCGAGTCGAACACCGGCCGGGGCGTCACGGGCGAGGACGAGGTCGTCGACCTGTGCCGTGACCTCATCCGCATCGACACCAGCAACTACGGCGACCACTCCGGGCCGGGTGAGCGGGCGGCGGCCGAGTACGTCGCCGAGAAGCTCGCGGAGGTCGGACTGGAGCCGACGATCATCGAGTCCCATCGGGGACGGGCCTCGACCATCGCCCGGATCGAGGGGGAGGACCCGTCGCGGCCCGCCCTGCTCATCCACGGGCACACCGACGTCGTCCCGGCCAACGCCGCGGACTGGACCCACGACCCGTTCTCCGGGGAGATCGCCGACGGCTGCGTGTGGGGCCGCGGGGCGGTCGACATGAAGGACATGGACGCGATGACCCTCGCGGTCGTCCGCGACCGGCTGCGCAGCGGCCGCAAGCCGCCGCGCGACATCGTCCTCGCCTTCCTGGCCGACGAGGAGGCCGGCGGCACCTACGGCGCCCGCTACCTGGTCGACAACCACCGCGAGCACTTCGAGGGCGTGACGGAGGCGATCGGCGAGGTCGGCGGCTTCTCCTTCACGGTGAACGAGAACCTGCGGCTCTACCTGGTCGAGACCGCCCAGAAGGGCATGCACTGGATGCGGCTCACCGTCGAGGGCACGGCCGGCCACGGCTCGATGACCAACGACGACAACGCCATCACCGAGCTCTGCGAGGCCGTCGGCCGGCTCGGCCGCCACACCTGGCCGGTCCGGGTGACCAAGACCGTACGGTCCTTCCTCGACGAGCTGTCCGACGCCCTCGGCACCCCGCTCGACCCCGAGGACATGGACGCCACGCTCGCCAAGCTCGGCGGCATCGCCAAGATGGTCGGCGCGACCCTGCGCAACTCCGCCGCCCCCACCATGCTGGGCGCCGGGTACAAGGTGAACGTCATCCCCGGCCAGGCCACCGCGCACGTCGACGGCCGTTTCCTGCCCGGGTACGAGGAGGAGTTCCTGGCCGACCTCGACCGGATCCTCGGCCCGCGGGTCAAGCGCGAGGACGTGCACGGCGACAAGGCCCTGGAGACCAGCTTCGACGGCGCCCTGGTCGACGCCATGCAGCTGGCCCTGGGCGCCGAGGACCCGATCGCCCGTGCCGTGCCGTACATGCTCTCCGGTGGCACCGACGCCAAGGCCTTCGACGACCTCGGCATCCGCTGCTTCGGCTTCGCGCCGCTCCAGCTGCCGCCCGAGCTGGACTTCGCCGGCATGTTCCACGGCGTCGACGAGCGGGTGCCGGTGGACGGCCTGAAGTTCGGCGTCCGGGTCCTGGACCGGTTCATCGACGCCTCCTGA
- a CDS encoding hypothetical protein (identified by MetaGeneAnnotator; putative;~sequence version:1), which produces MAVEGLYQELGVPADPGRLLAERAAGLSARPFRLLHADIHRKNMILTERAGVVFLDWELALWGDPVYDLADHLHKTGYARADRERVRAGWERVAPADCRVGLREDAAYYAAYEEMKSAVVDTVRWGRRIALAATAAERRGLAEELRGKLLRGGPHWGGGMPVRPEGIERAAVRWLGGEE; this is translated from the coding sequence ATGGCCGTGGAAGGGCTGTACCAGGAGCTGGGGGTGCCCGCCGATCCCGGCCGGCTGCTCGCCGAGCGGGCGGCCGGGCTCTCGGCGCGGCCGTTCCGGCTGCTGCACGCGGACATCCACCGCAAGAACATGATCCTCACCGAGCGGGCGGGCGTGGTGTTCCTCGACTGGGAGCTGGCCCTGTGGGGCGACCCGGTGTACGACCTGGCCGATCACCTGCACAAGACGGGGTACGCGCGGGCGGACCGGGAGCGGGTGCGGGCCGGGTGGGAGCGGGTGGCCCCGGCGGACTGCCGGGTGGGCCTGCGTGAGGACGCCGCGTACTACGCCGCGTACGAGGAGATGAAGTCCGCCGTGGTGGACACGGTCCGCTGGGGGCGCCGGATCGCCCTGGCGGCGACGGCCGCCGAGCGCCGCGGGCTCGCGGAGGAGCTGCGGGGCAAGCTGCTGCGGGGCGGTCCGCACTGGGGTGGGGGGATGCCGGTGCGGCCCGAGGGGATCGAGCGGGCCGCCGTGCGGTGGCTGGGGGGCGAGGAGTAG
- a CDS encoding ribosomal large subunit pseudouridine synthase A (Pseudouridine synthase, a subgroup of the RluA family; cd02558;~Pseudouridylate synthases, 23S RNA-specific [Translation,ribosomal structure and biogenesis]; COG0564;~Ribosomal large subunit pseudouridine synthase A [Streptomyces venezuelae ATCC10712];~identified by MetaGeneAnnotator; putative;~probable active site [active]), protein MRRRTKAPASPLPQREGIDAVRVRLPEDGAGAWRTVREHLVDRYAGAVGAALVGEMVREGRFVGADGRAVGGDEPYTAGRYLWFHRDFPAEERVPFEVGVVYRDERIVVADKPHFLATMPRGRHVTETAMARLRRDLGLPGLQPAHRLDRLTAGLVLFVVRPEDRGAYQTLFRDRRVRKAYEAVAPYAPEPVLPVTVRSRIEKERGVMAAREVAGEPNSESRIERVERRGGLARYRLVPETGRTHQLRVHMNALGLPILHDPVYPVVREDGPEDFGRPLQLLARTLEFTDPLDGSPRRFESGLSLSALG, encoded by the coding sequence GTGAGACGGAGAACCAAGGCCCCCGCGTCGCCCCTGCCGCAGCGGGAGGGGATCGACGCCGTGCGGGTCCGGCTTCCCGAGGACGGGGCCGGGGCGTGGCGGACCGTGCGGGAGCATCTGGTGGACCGGTACGCCGGGGCCGTCGGGGCGGCGCTGGTCGGCGAGATGGTGCGGGAGGGGCGGTTCGTCGGCGCCGACGGGCGGGCGGTCGGGGGCGACGAGCCGTACACGGCGGGGCGGTATCTGTGGTTCCACCGGGACTTCCCGGCCGAGGAGCGGGTGCCGTTCGAGGTCGGCGTGGTGTATCGCGACGAGCGGATCGTGGTGGCCGACAAGCCGCACTTCCTGGCGACGATGCCGCGCGGGCGGCATGTCACGGAGACGGCGATGGCGCGGTTGCGGCGCGATCTGGGGCTGCCCGGGCTGCAGCCGGCGCACCGGCTGGACCGGCTGACGGCGGGCCTGGTGCTGTTCGTGGTGCGGCCGGAGGACCGGGGGGCGTATCAGACGCTGTTCCGGGACCGGCGGGTACGCAAGGCGTACGAGGCGGTCGCCCCGTACGCCCCGGAGCCGGTGCTTCCGGTGACGGTGCGCAGCCGGATCGAGAAGGAGCGCGGGGTGATGGCCGCCCGCGAGGTGGCGGGGGAGCCGAACAGCGAGAGCCGGATCGAGCGGGTGGAGCGGCGCGGCGGGCTCGCCCGGTACCGGCTGGTGCCGGAGACCGGGCGGACCCATCAGCTGCGGGTGCACATGAACGCGCTGGGGCTGCCGATCCTGCACGACCCGGTGTATCCGGTGGTGCGGGAGGACGGGCCGGAGGACTTCGGGCGGCCGCTGCAGCTGCTGGCGCGGACGCTGGAGTTCACCGACCCGCTGGACGGTTCCCCGAGGCGGTTCGAGAGCGGGCTCTCGCTCAGTGCCCTCGGCTGA
- a CDS encoding hydroxyacylglutathione hydrolase (Metallo-beta-lactamase superfamily; smart00849;~hydroxyacylglutathione hydrolase [Saccharopolyspora erythraea NRRL2338];~identified by MetaGeneAnnotator; putative) → MNARIDHLVTSGTFSLDGGTWDVDNNVWIVGDDTEAIVIDAAHDADAILAALDGRALRAIVCTHAHDDHIDAAPALAAATGARILLHPADQPLWKNTHPDHSPDGDLADGQVLTIAGVDLHVLHTPGHAPGAVCLYVPELGTVFSGDTLFQGGPGATGRSFSDFPTIIDSIRDKLLTLPAETVVRTGHGDTTTIGAEAPHLEEWISRGH, encoded by the coding sequence ATGAACGCCCGCATCGACCATCTGGTCACCTCCGGCACCTTCAGCCTCGACGGCGGCACCTGGGACGTCGACAACAACGTCTGGATCGTCGGCGACGACACCGAGGCGATCGTCATCGACGCCGCCCACGACGCCGACGCGATCCTCGCCGCCCTCGACGGCCGCGCCCTCCGCGCCATCGTGTGCACCCACGCCCACGACGACCACATCGACGCGGCCCCCGCCCTCGCGGCGGCCACCGGCGCCCGGATCCTGCTCCACCCCGCCGACCAGCCGCTGTGGAAGAACACTCACCCCGACCACTCCCCGGACGGCGACCTCGCCGACGGCCAGGTCCTCACCATCGCCGGCGTCGACCTGCACGTCCTGCACACCCCCGGGCACGCGCCCGGCGCGGTCTGCCTGTACGTGCCGGAGCTCGGCACCGTCTTCAGCGGCGACACCCTCTTCCAGGGCGGCCCCGGCGCGACCGGCCGGTCCTTCTCGGACTTCCCCACGATCATCGACTCGATCCGGGACAAGCTCCTCACCCTGCCGGCCGAGACCGTCGTCCGCACCGGCCACGGCGACACCACCACCATCGGGGCCGAGGCCCCGCACCTGGAGGAGTGGATCAGCCGAGGGCACTGA